Genomic segment of Candidatus Methylomirabilota bacterium:
TCGCGAAGCGTCCGAGCCAGCGTGACGACGGCCTCGATCAGGAGTCGTTCATGCTCGTCCTGGGCGGGTATCCCGGCGCCGGGAGCAGGGTTACTCATCGGCTTGCCTCCCCTTAGAGGTCTCACACTCGCCGGGTGGAGCAAGAAGGGTGCCCGTTGAGTAAAGTCCTTGCGTGACGCGGGGTTTTCGCCCGAGCGACGGACGACCGTGTGCGTCCAGGTGACAGGGCGAAGTCAGCAGTGTCGCCGTCGAGACACCCGGGGACGCCGGTGCTAGAATTTCACGGCATGCCGATCTACGAGTACGAGTGTCGTGACTGTCGGCGGGTGGTGAGCCTGCTCGTGCTCCGGCCCGGGAGCGGCCAGGCGCCGGCCTGCCCCCGCTGCGGGGGCTCCGCCCTGACCCGCGTGATGTCCCGGTTCGCCACGGTGAAGTCCGAGGAGGCGCGGCTCGAGGCCCTGGGCGATTCCGGGGCCCTTGGCGACATCGATGAGAACGACCCCGCCAGCGTCGCCCGCTTCATGAAGAAGATGGGCCGGGAGATGGGGGAGGATCTGGGCGACGATTTCGAGGACACCGTCGACGAGGCCCTGGCCGAGTCGGCGGAGGGCGACGCCCCCGGCCAGGACGCGGGCAGGCCTTCGGACTCGGATCTGTCCAGCACCGCGGGCCTGTGAGGGGGGTGCCAAGCCGCAGGGCGGTCGCGCGGCCGCAGGCCCGCGCGCCCAAGGCGAGCCGGTGAGGGGGGTGCGAGCCGCAGCACGTCGCGGGGCTGGGGCCCCGCCGTGCGAGGCGAGCCGGTGAAAGTCGTCGTCCACGACCGCCTCGACGCGGTGGGCGCCCCCGCCTGGGCCGGGCTCCACGCGCGGACCCGCCTGGGCTCGCCGTTCCTCACCTGGACCTGGCAGACCGAGTGGGCGCGCGCCTTTGCCCAGGGCAGCCGCCTCGAGATCTGGCGCGTCGAGGACAACCAGCAGCTGGTGGCGGTGCTGCCGCTCTACGAGGCGGAGCCGGGCGTCTTCCGTTTGCTGGGGGGCGTCGACGTCTCCGACTACCTCGATCTCCTGGCGCTGGCCGGGCGCGAAGAGGAGGCCTGGACCGCCCTGCTCGGCGCGCGGGCGGCGGCGACCGCGGTGTGGGACCTCCACGCCGTGCCCGCCGCGTCGCCCACGGTCACCTCCGCGCCGGCACTCGCCCCCGCCTTCGGCCTCGGCGCCTCGGCGACGGTCGAGGAGCGTTGCCCCGTGCTGGCGTTGCCGTCCTCCTGGGAGGCCTATCTCGAAACGCTGTCCGGCAAGCAGCGCCACGAGCTGATGCGCAAGATGCGGCGGCTCGCGCGCGAGGTTCCCGACGCGCGCCCCTCGTGCGCCGCCACGCGCTCCGACATCGAGACGCGGGTCGGTGATTTCCTCGATCTGCACCGGCGGTCGCGCGCCGGCAAGGCGCGCTTCATGGATCCGCGCATGGAGGGGTTCTTTCGCCGCGTGGCAGGGGCGCTGGCCGAGCTCGGCGTGATGCGCCTGTGGTTCCTCGACGCCTCCAGCGGGCCGCTGGCCACGTTTCTCACCCTCGAGTGGGACGCCACCGTGGGCCTCTACAACTCCGGCTTCCATCCCGATCGGGCGTCGCTGGCGCCCGGCCTCGTGCTGCTGGGCCACCTCATCCGCGACGCCATCGCGCGGGGCAAGCGCCGCTTCGATTTCCTTCGCGGCGAGGAGCAGTACAAGTACGACTTCGGGCCGACCGCCGAGGCGGTCTTCCGGGTGACGATCGGACCGGCGCGATGATCCGGGTGGCGATGCTCAGCGTGCACACGTGCCCCCTGGCCGCGCTCGGCGGCAAGGAGACGGGCGGGATGAACGTGTACGTCCGCGAGCTCAGCCGCGAGCTGGGCCGGATGGGCGTGGAGGTGGACATCTTCACGCGATCCCAGAACGCGGCGATCCCGCGGGTCGTGGAGCTGACCGAGACGGCGCGGGTGATCCACCTGCCGGCAGGGCCGGAAGCCCCGCTGGCCCGCGCGCGCGTGCA
This window contains:
- a CDS encoding zinc ribbon domain-containing protein; this translates as MPIYEYECRDCRRVVSLLVLRPGSGQAPACPRCGGSALTRVMSRFATVKSEEARLEALGDSGALGDIDENDPASVARFMKKMGREMGEDLGDDFEDTVDEALAESAEGDAPGQDAGRPSDSDLSSTAGL
- a CDS encoding GNAT family N-acetyltransferase, with the protein product MKVVVHDRLDAVGAPAWAGLHARTRLGSPFLTWTWQTEWARAFAQGSRLEIWRVEDNQQLVAVLPLYEAEPGVFRLLGGVDVSDYLDLLALAGREEEAWTALLGARAAATAVWDLHAVPAASPTVTSAPALAPAFGLGASATVEERCPVLALPSSWEAYLETLSGKQRHELMRKMRRLAREVPDARPSCAATRSDIETRVGDFLDLHRRSRAGKARFMDPRMEGFFRRVAGALAELGVMRLWFLDASSGPLATFLTLEWDATVGLYNSGFHPDRASLAPGLVLLGHLIRDAIARGKRRFDFLRGEEQYKYDFGPTAEAVFRVTIGPAR